Proteins co-encoded in one Flavobacteriaceae bacterium MAR_2009_75 genomic window:
- a CDS encoding TonB-linked SusC/RagA family outer membrane protein, translated as MKISLMRAFVLINTLLISTLAFSQEKVISGTISDEAGVPLAGVSVILKGTATGTASDFDGNFTISAQTDDVLTFSYIGYKPQEIVVGQQTDFNITMTEDASLLDEVVVVGYGTSTRRDVTGSIASVSGSEIAGVPVPDAAQALQGKLAGVQITTQDGRPGADVNIRVRGGGSISQSNQPLFIVDGFPVSTISNIPGNQIKSIDVLKDASSTAIYGARGANGVIIVTTKGGKIGKTTVSYDGYTQYSYIPEYIPVMDGYDYIQFNWAYGKAIGDQYSDAWERLWKIGQFEGSNTAGIDYYRNVESRDFTKELYNSAISQNHNVNISSGNENTRYLLSLNHIDQEGNKVRSYYKRTNLQLKLDQKINDKLDLSLNARFVQESEGNNDGNHNAYWFRPINTSDILGDSDVTSNTQLGDYNTVLQDSYNPVSLLNDTENQDISRSLVLNTALSWEIFNGLTAKADLGLSSNWGKLKTWTGPYVNNYFTPDGVQTDGGNARVRASEGWNLRLVNTLNYEVQGLGDNHSLSILAGMEVADSGSEYVEATGVRYPSAYDSERAWANMRDSNSDFPDLNFYTTYVSPANRLQSYFGRANYSFMDRYLLTATFRADGSSRFAPSNRWGYFPAAAFAWRISEEPFLQNASWLDDLKLRLSYGSVGSDAISAELWKQSWASTTGTYSINEALQPQYRPASSLISNPNLKWETTITRNIGLDFTLFNSKLSGTIEVYKNTVEDLLLVTPVSDLTGFQFTQDNIGSTSNKGIEISFSGSIVSTDNFNLNGSINFNLNRGNVDELDEGINGEYKSNFGGVRHAPGSGDYFLTVGEPVGLYRGWEHDGWYTTDDFNYDPSTEIYTLKEGVPDYASGLLPNIYGTFSNKPGEQTAYPGVQKVKDSNGDGIVDEEDLGVIGNANPVHTGGFSFTGNYKAFDFGLNFVWSYGNDIYNATHVEAYLGNKEAGLFRNRFQELAGHYKIYDVVDGQLTKIVEPAALDALNTNATTFLPYPESSINTTFGIEDGSFLRLNTLTLGYTIPESNRIGLNKLRIYGSVFNVFTLTNYSGFDPEINVDPNPDPDDGRFYPTPGLDYESYPRPRTFTLGVNIEF; from the coding sequence ATGAAGATTTCATTAATGCGTGCATTTGTGTTGATTAACACATTATTAATTAGCACATTAGCTTTCTCTCAAGAGAAAGTTATTTCAGGCACTATATCAGATGAGGCGGGTGTGCCACTGGCCGGCGTTTCCGTAATCTTAAAGGGAACTGCGACCGGTACTGCATCAGACTTTGACGGCAACTTTACGATTTCTGCCCAAACCGATGATGTTTTGACTTTTAGCTATATCGGGTATAAACCCCAAGAAATTGTCGTAGGCCAACAGACCGACTTTAATATTACCATGACCGAGGATGCCAGCTTACTCGACGAGGTGGTGGTGGTAGGCTATGGTACGTCGACAAGAAGAGATGTCACCGGTTCCATCGCTTCAGTTTCCGGATCTGAAATTGCTGGAGTTCCAGTGCCTGATGCGGCTCAAGCACTACAAGGTAAATTGGCCGGTGTTCAAATTACCACACAAGATGGAAGACCTGGAGCAGATGTGAACATTAGGGTAAGAGGCGGCGGATCTATATCACAAAGCAACCAACCATTATTTATCGTTGACGGCTTTCCCGTTAGTACTATCAGTAACATTCCCGGTAATCAAATTAAAAGCATTGATGTGCTCAAAGATGCCTCTTCGACGGCAATTTATGGTGCAAGAGGTGCCAACGGGGTAATTATAGTAACCACAAAAGGCGGCAAAATCGGCAAGACAACAGTTTCTTACGACGGTTATACGCAATACAGTTACATACCAGAGTATATACCTGTAATGGATGGCTATGATTACATTCAGTTCAACTGGGCTTACGGAAAAGCTATTGGCGACCAGTATTCCGACGCTTGGGAGCGATTATGGAAAATCGGACAGTTTGAAGGAAGCAACACAGCAGGAATAGATTACTATCGAAACGTAGAAAGCCGAGATTTTACCAAAGAGTTATACAACTCCGCCATTTCCCAAAACCACAATGTAAATATCTCGAGTGGCAATGAAAATACCAGATATCTATTATCACTCAACCATATCGATCAAGAAGGCAACAAAGTCAGGTCATACTATAAAAGAACCAACCTGCAGCTAAAGCTCGATCAAAAAATAAACGATAAGCTCGATCTTTCATTGAACGCCCGTTTCGTTCAAGAAAGCGAAGGTAATAACGATGGAAATCATAATGCATATTGGTTCAGACCTATCAACACATCTGATATTCTGGGTGACTCCGATGTTACGAGCAATACTCAGTTGGGTGATTACAATACAGTTCTTCAAGATTCCTATAATCCTGTTTCTCTTTTGAATGACACCGAGAATCAAGATATATCAAGGTCTTTGGTGCTTAACACGGCACTGTCATGGGAAATCTTTAATGGGTTGACGGCGAAGGCTGATCTTGGACTTAGCTCTAATTGGGGTAAACTCAAGACATGGACGGGCCCATACGTAAACAACTACTTTACTCCCGATGGTGTTCAGACCGACGGGGGCAATGCTCGGGTCAGAGCCAGTGAAGGCTGGAACTTACGCTTGGTAAACACCTTGAATTATGAAGTTCAAGGACTGGGAGACAACCACAGTTTGAGCATTCTCGCAGGTATGGAAGTAGCTGACAGTGGCTCTGAATATGTTGAAGCAACCGGCGTAAGATACCCATCGGCCTATGACTCAGAAAGGGCGTGGGCGAACATGCGTGATTCCAATAGTGATTTTCCTGATTTAAATTTTTATACAACTTATGTTTCTCCCGCAAACCGGCTACAATCGTATTTTGGTCGTGCCAACTACTCCTTTATGGATCGATACTTGTTGACGGCTACTTTTAGAGCCGATGGCTCTTCTAGATTTGCGCCAAGCAATCGTTGGGGTTATTTTCCAGCAGCTGCCTTTGCGTGGCGTATTTCTGAAGAACCATTTCTTCAGAATGCATCATGGTTAGATGATTTAAAGCTGCGCTTATCTTATGGCTCAGTAGGTAGCGATGCCATAAGTGCAGAATTATGGAAGCAGAGTTGGGCGTCTACTACAGGTACTTATTCGATTAACGAAGCCCTACAACCACAATACAGACCCGCATCTAGCCTGATATCCAACCCAAATTTAAAATGGGAAACTACCATAACTAGAAATATCGGTCTAGATTTTACGCTGTTCAATTCAAAGCTATCCGGAACCATAGAGGTATATAAAAATACGGTTGAGGATTTACTCCTTGTAACTCCGGTATCAGACCTTACAGGTTTTCAATTTACCCAAGATAATATTGGTTCGACAAGTAATAAGGGTATCGAGATTTCATTCAGTGGAAGTATAGTGAGTACAGATAATTTCAATTTGAACGGAAGCATTAATTTCAACCTCAACCGTGGCAACGTTGATGAACTTGATGAAGGTATCAATGGTGAATATAAATCAAATTTTGGCGGAGTACGTCATGCCCCTGGCTCAGGTGATTACTTTCTAACCGTTGGCGAACCCGTAGGTTTATATAGAGGTTGGGAACATGATGGATGGTATACTACCGACGATTTTAATTACGACCCAAGCACAGAAATTTATACCCTTAAAGAAGGTGTGCCAGATTATGCCAGTGGTCTTTTACCTAATATTTACGGAACATTCAGTAACAAACCCGGAGAGCAGACAGCTTACCCCGGTGTACAGAAAGTTAAAGATAGTAACGGCGATGGTATAGTCGACGAAGAAGATCTTGGTGTTATTGGTAATGCCAACCCCGTTCACACCGGAGGCTTTAGCTTCACCGGTAATTACAAAGCCTTTGATTTTGGCCTGAATTTCGTGTGGAGTTACGGCAATGACATATACAACGCTACTCATGTTGAAGCCTATTTGGGTAATAAAGAAGCCGGGTTATTCAGAAACAGATTTCAAGAGTTGGCAGGTCATTATAAAATCTACGATGTAGTCGATGGGCAATTAACGAAAATTGTAGAACCTGCCGCACTGGATGCCCTAAACACCAATGCGACCACCTTTTTACCTTATCCAGAAAGTAGTATAAATACAACTTTTGGAATCGAAGATGGATCTTTTTTGAGACTTAATACCCTAACTTTAGGCTACACCATTCCTGAATCGAATAGAATTGGCCTTAACAAACTTCGTATTTATGGCTCTGTATTCAATGTATTTACCTTAACCAATTATAGCGGGTTTGATCCTGAAATCAATGTTGACCCCAATCCAGATCCAGATGATGGTAGATTCTACCCTACTCCAGGTCTAGACTATGAATCTTACCCCAGACCCAGAACTTTTACTTTAGGAGTTAATATCGAATTTTAA
- a CDS encoding unsaturated rhamnogalacturonyl hydrolase, with the protein MNISLKSIFGIAFLVLTLLNCKEEKKDSSVASEQKIVSEGLKWSERMALSEIHRFPDPTLLDFQEKSRWSYTNGLVLQAMSRVHERTPNEKLFDYIYEYADRMVKENGSIDTYKLSNYNLDMIKSGDVLFYLNQKKEEPRFKMAMDTLHQQLIDQPVVSEGGYWHKKRYPHQMWLDGVYMAEPFHAKYATHFMEGDEAKKTIDKIVLQFDLIEKHSRDPETGLYFHGWDESKEQRWANKETGLSEHFWSRGMGWYGMALVDIIELLPEDHPGKERIKGYLNQYAEAIIKYQDDTGTWYQVLDLPEREGNYLEATGTCMFTYTLAKGVNKGYLPEKFMEYAKKGYEGILTEFITVEDNGVVNLNRCCGVAGLGGDPYRDGSFDYYVNEIIRSNDPKGTGPFMMASLALDR; encoded by the coding sequence ATGAATATTTCGCTAAAGTCAATTTTTGGTATTGCGTTTCTGGTGTTAACGCTTTTAAATTGTAAAGAAGAAAAAAAGGATAGTTCTGTTGCCAGTGAACAGAAAATAGTATCCGAAGGTTTAAAATGGTCTGAGCGAATGGCACTTTCGGAAATTCATCGGTTTCCTGACCCGACGCTTCTTGATTTTCAAGAAAAGTCACGATGGAGCTATACCAACGGCTTGGTATTACAGGCGATGTCTAGAGTTCATGAGCGTACGCCCAATGAAAAACTTTTCGACTATATCTATGAGTATGCCGATAGAATGGTAAAAGAAAATGGCAGCATAGATACCTATAAGCTGAGTAATTATAATCTTGATATGATTAAATCTGGTGATGTGCTTTTTTATCTGAACCAGAAAAAAGAAGAACCTAGGTTTAAAATGGCGATGGATACCCTTCATCAACAATTGATCGATCAACCAGTGGTTTCCGAGGGCGGGTATTGGCATAAAAAAAGATATCCTCACCAAATGTGGTTAGACGGAGTTTATATGGCAGAACCTTTTCATGCAAAATATGCCACACATTTTATGGAGGGTGATGAGGCCAAGAAGACCATAGACAAGATCGTTCTACAATTCGACCTTATTGAAAAGCACAGTCGAGATCCAGAAACGGGGCTCTATTTTCATGGATGGGATGAAAGTAAAGAGCAGCGCTGGGCGAATAAAGAAACAGGTCTCTCTGAACATTTCTGGTCACGGGGTATGGGCTGGTACGGTATGGCTTTAGTAGATATTATAGAGCTTCTTCCCGAAGACCATCCGGGGAAAGAAAGAATTAAGGGTTACCTCAATCAGTATGCCGAGGCCATTATAAAATATCAAGATGATACAGGCACTTGGTACCAAGTACTCGATTTGCCCGAGCGTGAAGGTAATTATTTAGAGGCGACAGGCACTTGTATGTTTACGTATACCTTGGCAAAGGGAGTGAACAAAGGCTACCTGCCCGAAAAATTTATGGAATATGCGAAGAAAGGATATGAAGGTATTCTCACCGAATTTATAACCGTAGAAGATAATGGTGTTGTCAACCTGAACCGTTGTTGTGGGGTGGCCGGTCTTGGGGGTGATCCCTATAGAGATGGTTCTTTCGACTATTACGTAAACGAAATTATACGATCTAACGATCCTAAGGGAACAGGCCCTTTTATGATGGCTTCCTTAGCTCTTGACCGGTAA
- a CDS encoding VCBS repeat protein, with translation MLFRFSSFLIFLCWLFISCNDNASKKQQPSDLKESSESKPSGERLARTYCASCHIFPEPELLAKGTWQFGVLPQMAYRMGIYNDITREGLIESNGGGLLVEESNIFPRQQLVNNQEWEAIKQYYIEKAPDSVVQLQKELNESNSDFRVSSPDFRISPPMITAIKFNAELNQVYVADTKQDYSTLNILSKELKSLSTLALPSAISNITHKSDTIFATLMGSFTPSDNPNGSLVKIFKRPGDEDYKGFSSVLKNLQRPVQSIFEDLNGDGLEDIVVCEYGNHTGKLSLFLKRKDRGYDKRILSYDPGAAAVNIVDLNNDGLNDIIVLMGQGKERIDAYYNEGDGEFRLKNLLRFPAVYGSVSFSMVDWNKDGHADIMYVNGDNADYSRFPKPYHGLRIYINDGDDNFKEAFFQHQNGAYKAVPYDFDKDGDLDIALASFFPDLIEAPQEGFIYMENKTVNDSIAFRLSTFAGSGSGRWLVMEPTDVDQNNFPELLLGSFTGMAINGDKDGKAASHFARNSPTLVLLKFD, from the coding sequence ATGCTTTTTAGATTTTCCAGTTTTCTAATTTTCTTGTGTTGGCTCTTCATATCGTGCAACGACAACGCTTCTAAAAAACAACAACCCTCAGATCTAAAAGAATCATCTGAAAGTAAGCCCTCAGGTGAGCGCTTGGCTAGAACTTATTGCGCCAGTTGTCATATTTTTCCTGAACCGGAATTGCTCGCGAAAGGTACATGGCAGTTCGGTGTTTTGCCTCAAATGGCATATCGAATGGGTATTTATAACGATATCACTAGAGAGGGCCTGATTGAATCAAATGGGGGAGGTCTTCTTGTCGAAGAAAGCAATATTTTTCCTAGGCAGCAATTGGTAAACAATCAAGAGTGGGAGGCAATAAAGCAATATTACATTGAAAAGGCTCCTGATTCGGTTGTCCAGTTGCAGAAAGAATTGAATGAAAGCAATTCCGATTTTAGAGTGTCCTCTCCCGATTTTCGTATTTCACCTCCAATGATAACTGCAATTAAATTCAATGCAGAGCTAAATCAGGTTTACGTCGCCGATACCAAACAAGACTATAGTACATTGAATATATTGAGCAAGGAACTAAAGTCATTGAGTACCTTGGCATTGCCATCGGCCATCTCAAACATAACCCATAAGTCAGATACGATATTTGCTACCTTAATGGGCAGTTTTACTCCCTCCGATAATCCAAATGGTAGTTTGGTCAAAATTTTCAAAAGACCAGGTGATGAGGATTATAAGGGTTTTAGCAGTGTACTGAAGAACCTACAGAGACCCGTACAGAGCATTTTCGAAGACCTTAACGGTGATGGTCTTGAAGATATTGTAGTTTGTGAATACGGCAATCATACGGGTAAGCTGAGCTTGTTTCTAAAACGAAAAGATCGAGGTTACGACAAACGAATATTAAGCTATGATCCAGGTGCGGCCGCTGTAAATATAGTTGACCTGAACAACGATGGACTAAATGATATCATAGTATTAATGGGCCAAGGCAAAGAAAGAATTGATGCCTACTATAACGAAGGTGATGGAGAATTTAGACTGAAAAACTTATTGAGATTTCCCGCTGTCTATGGTTCTGTATCCTTTTCTATGGTCGATTGGAACAAAGATGGGCATGCCGACATCATGTATGTAAACGGAGATAATGCCGATTACTCAAGGTTTCCTAAACCCTATCACGGCCTTCGCATATATATCAACGATGGTGATGATAATTTTAAGGAAGCCTTTTTTCAGCATCAAAATGGGGCATATAAGGCAGTTCCCTATGATTTTGACAAAGATGGTGACCTAGATATTGCACTTGCTTCTTTCTTTCCCGATCTAATAGAAGCGCCGCAGGAAGGATTCATTTATATGGAGAACAAAACAGTGAATGATTCTATCGCGTTCAGGTTAAGTACATTTGCCGGGTCAGGTTCCGGAAGATGGCTTGTGATGGAGCCCACCGATGTTGACCAAAATAACTTTCCAGAACTGCTTTTAGGTTCATTTACCGGCATGGCAATCAATGGAGATAAAGATGGCAAAGCCGCTAGCCATTTTGCGAGAAATTCACCTACCTTGGTATTATTAAAGTTTGATTGA
- a CDS encoding SusD-like starch-binding protein associating with outer membrane: MKKYIYIIFIALIVVGTACEDDFLDAPAPSSVDEDFVFASAEDAQKVMSGIYEIWYDLDRLLHYETEVVGSDSERHPENYASQGRHIPEGLFASEFNINDGNSATTWKECYTVINRCNIMIEAIEEKDEYQQALAKGSPSAWTQIYGEAVAARATCYKLLVRYYGDVPYFDYAIKTTAQTDTLGLSSRDLVYDNEIAALKKVVPMMYRLGEGGINAERFSGTYVDALIGRLAFDAAGYQLRRTDFDYGNVTFNQIGIDNSTWQARYVRRSDWQSYMQTAKEHYLNVVNNPGSARLIESDDRGAGFDNPFQRNFQYLMDLEISPESIYESGYTRGFNSDFPYSFGRPSGGGGSNAYPPKNYGQARIYASFYYGDYQPNDKRRDVTACITANSGAASERLINFEPGSREKGGLAMNKLDESRFEDPFTDAQRKSGCNWQQLRMADVMLDLAYASAATGDEATAKTYLTKVRSRAFWPSDQAEMVDGYIGGLSGQSLLDAIAFERKLELAGEGKTRWDMTLYGQMPERIKSLRDRQIAMVEGLKSDGFYTFPETGMTISNFVWTKYVNNKDDFDTSINLLTTQTPQDITVDDPAYPVLVPGWRGTSDLWTDYISTLESDKVNLAIRGLYEYIDPDGPVAAALEAEGYEMTPWGANMVANESQYTSDIFKGYPDSYYQAGEPPRYMRAIPFETLSKSKGLITQGYGHASE; this comes from the coding sequence ATGAAAAAGTATATATATATCATCTTTATCGCTCTTATTGTAGTAGGTACGGCGTGTGAAGACGACTTTTTAGATGCTCCGGCACCTTCAAGTGTTGATGAAGACTTTGTATTTGCATCAGCAGAAGATGCACAAAAAGTGATGTCCGGTATTTATGAAATATGGTACGATCTTGACCGTTTGCTTCATTATGAAACCGAAGTGGTGGGTTCTGACTCAGAACGTCATCCTGAAAACTATGCCTCACAGGGCAGGCATATTCCTGAAGGTCTTTTTGCTTCTGAATTTAATATTAACGATGGCAATTCGGCCACAACTTGGAAAGAGTGTTATACCGTAATCAACAGGTGTAACATAATGATAGAGGCCATTGAAGAAAAAGATGAATATCAACAAGCTTTGGCCAAAGGTTCCCCTAGCGCTTGGACCCAAATTTATGGTGAGGCCGTTGCAGCACGGGCTACATGTTACAAACTTTTGGTACGGTATTATGGTGATGTTCCATACTTCGATTACGCGATTAAAACTACCGCACAAACCGACACCTTAGGTTTAAGCTCAAGAGATTTGGTTTATGATAACGAGATTGCCGCTCTCAAAAAAGTGGTTCCTATGATGTATCGCTTGGGAGAAGGTGGTATTAATGCAGAGCGTTTTTCGGGAACGTATGTCGATGCACTGATCGGTAGATTGGCATTTGATGCCGCCGGATACCAATTACGAAGAACCGATTTTGATTACGGCAACGTAACCTTCAACCAAATCGGAATCGACAATTCTACTTGGCAAGCCAGGTATGTTAGGCGTAGCGATTGGCAATCTTATATGCAAACAGCCAAGGAACACTATTTGAATGTAGTCAATAATCCCGGTTCGGCACGATTGATAGAATCAGATGATAGAGGTGCTGGTTTTGACAACCCCTTTCAACGTAATTTTCAATATCTAATGGACTTGGAAATTAGTCCTGAATCTATTTATGAGTCTGGCTATACCCGCGGGTTCAATTCAGATTTTCCCTATTCATTCGGTCGTCCATCGGGTGGTGGCGGATCAAACGCATATCCTCCAAAAAACTATGGGCAAGCTAGAATATATGCAAGTTTTTATTACGGTGATTATCAACCCAATGATAAACGAAGGGATGTTACTGCATGTATTACGGCCAATTCAGGTGCCGCCTCTGAACGCTTGATAAATTTTGAACCTGGCAGTAGGGAAAAGGGGGGATTGGCAATGAACAAACTGGACGAATCACGCTTTGAGGATCCCTTCACCGACGCCCAAAGAAAATCAGGCTGTAACTGGCAACAATTGCGCATGGCCGATGTAATGTTAGACTTGGCGTATGCTTCGGCTGCCACTGGAGATGAAGCTACGGCTAAGACTTATTTGACCAAGGTAAGAAGCCGTGCTTTTTGGCCTTCTGATCAGGCTGAAATGGTAGATGGGTACATCGGAGGCCTTTCTGGTCAATCTCTCTTAGATGCAATTGCCTTTGAACGAAAACTAGAACTGGCCGGAGAAGGCAAAACTCGTTGGGACATGACTCTTTACGGCCAAATGCCCGAGAGAATAAAAAGCTTGAGAGACAGACAAATTGCCATGGTAGAAGGTCTGAAGAGTGATGGGTTCTATACCTTTCCTGAAACAGGCATGACCATCTCAAACTTTGTTTGGACGAAGTATGTAAACAATAAAGATGATTTTGACACTTCCATAAATCTTTTAACCACCCAAACACCACAGGACATAACGGTAGACGACCCTGCATACCCGGTACTTGTACCCGGATGGCGAGGAACCAGTGACCTTTGGACCGATTATATCAGCACCCTAGAAAGTGATAAGGTAAATCTTGCTATTCGAGGTCTTTATGAATATATAGACCCCGATGGACCGGTAGCGGCAGCCCTTGAGGCCGAAGGTTATGAAATGACCCCGTGGGGAGCCAATATGGTTGCCAACGAAAGTCAGTATACCTCCGATATTTTTAAAGGCTATCCAGACTCATATTATCAAGCCGGTGAACCACCTAGGTACATGAGAGCTATTCCGTTCGAGACTCTTTCAAAATCGAAGGGATTAATAACACAAGGTTACGGGCATGCTTCCGAGTAG
- a CDS encoding putative outer membrane starch-binding protein, with translation MKNTIYLLLVCLGVFSSSCEDYLEEIPKDSISPVNFYQTEEDALAAVNGAYAALRVNDYYSRYWMTSSTLASDGCFSRLSATSDRGEIITLNDAGMVGSSRYNIAIWGAVWQAVNRANAVLDNVPEIEMDEALKTRILGEAKFLRALTYFNMVRRWGGVPLILTETVTSDIGELQVSRNTADEVYTQIITDLTEAMQALPNINQLSGSDVGRASKEAAQGMLAKVQLYRKDWANAKTNAVAVINSPSGLDLVPDPKDNYWQSTGSVDNNVESIFEVQYNGISPQGHQLGNNYEPNSNGYGPGQWGTIIGSLWWFNQFDEQDKRKEATWLTEFPSLEGDTIVQWYENTYPVPHINKYRDPLNKVSDGMAYNIKVLRFADVLLTAAEAINEDEGPGNAYQYVNRVRTRAGLPDLAGLSQEQLRDSIYLEFRKELCYEGQDYEELVRQGKLLTNKVAYATYTVPPMFDDNGDPFTPNQALLDLIARYQPNLDFYELDDWNTIFPLPQDALDKNPNLEQNPGYPQ, from the coding sequence ATGAAAAATACAATTTATTTACTATTGGTCTGTCTAGGGGTTTTCTCTTCCTCTTGCGAAGATTATCTAGAGGAGATTCCGAAAGACTCGATATCACCTGTCAATTTTTATCAAACGGAAGAAGATGCATTAGCAGCTGTAAATGGCGCCTATGCGGCGTTAAGAGTTAATGATTACTATTCAAGGTATTGGATGACGTCTAGTACACTGGCTTCCGATGGTTGTTTCTCCCGATTGAGCGCAACTTCTGATCGAGGTGAAATCATAACATTGAACGATGCCGGTATGGTGGGCAGCAGCCGCTACAATATCGCCATATGGGGTGCGGTATGGCAGGCCGTGAACCGGGCTAATGCGGTTTTAGATAATGTTCCCGAAATCGAAATGGATGAGGCACTCAAGACGAGAATACTAGGAGAGGCAAAATTTCTAAGGGCACTGACCTATTTTAATATGGTCAGGAGATGGGGTGGCGTGCCCCTTATCTTAACCGAGACGGTTACTTCCGATATCGGTGAATTGCAGGTGTCACGAAATACCGCCGATGAGGTTTATACACAGATTATTACAGATTTGACGGAAGCCATGCAAGCATTGCCCAATATTAATCAGTTATCTGGTAGCGATGTGGGGCGTGCCTCGAAGGAAGCTGCACAGGGCATGTTGGCCAAGGTACAATTGTATCGAAAAGATTGGGCCAATGCGAAAACAAATGCCGTAGCGGTAATCAATTCTCCCAGTGGATTAGATTTGGTGCCCGACCCTAAAGATAACTATTGGCAATCTACAGGTAGCGTCGATAATAATGTTGAAAGTATTTTTGAGGTACAATACAACGGAATTTCGCCACAGGGCCACCAATTAGGTAATAACTATGAGCCGAACAGTAATGGTTATGGTCCAGGCCAGTGGGGTACTATCATTGGCAGTTTATGGTGGTTCAACCAATTTGATGAGCAAGATAAGCGTAAAGAAGCAACTTGGCTGACCGAATTTCCTAGCCTTGAGGGCGACACTATTGTTCAATGGTATGAAAACACTTACCCAGTGCCACATATAAACAAATACCGTGATCCACTGAACAAAGTGTCCGACGGTATGGCATATAATATAAAAGTGTTACGCTTTGCTGACGTATTATTAACGGCGGCAGAGGCAATAAATGAAGACGAAGGGCCGGGCAACGCCTATCAATATGTCAATAGGGTTAGAACTCGGGCAGGTCTACCAGATTTGGCAGGCTTGTCTCAAGAGCAACTTAGAGACTCTATTTATCTCGAATTCAGAAAAGAGTTATGTTATGAAGGGCAAGATTATGAAGAATTGGTAAGACAGGGCAAGTTGTTGACCAATAAAGTGGCTTATGCCACCTACACCGTACCACCGATGTTCGATGATAACGGTGATCCATTTACACCGAACCAAGCTCTTTTAGATCTTATAGCGCGCTATCAGCCGAATTTAGATTTTTATGAATTAGACGATTGGAATACCATCTTTCCTTTACCCCAAGACGCATTAGATAAAAACCCTAATCTGGAACAGAACCCAGGTTATCCTCAATAA